One region of Alcanivorax sediminis genomic DNA includes:
- the cysB gene encoding HTH-type transcriptional regulator CysB, translated as MKLQQLRYIWEVARHDLNVSATAAALYTSQPGISKQIRMLEDELGVEVFARSGKHLTHITPAGQAILRIAGEILQQTESIRRVAQEFRDESRGELSIATTHTQARYALPPVINQFTQRFPDVSLHMHQGTPMQISEMAANGSVDFAIATEALDLFSDLIMMPCYRWNRTVVVPEGHPLTQVTPLTLEALAEFPLVTYVFGFTGRSKLDDAFVDKGLEPKVVFTAADADVIKTYVKLGMGVGIIAHMAVDPVEDKGLVALDAGHLFESSTTRIGFRKGTFLRGFMFDFLQAFAPHLTHERVEAAIKAANREEREALFADVELPIR; from the coding sequence ATGAAGTTGCAGCAATTACGCTACATCTGGGAAGTAGCGCGGCACGACCTCAACGTCTCAGCGACTGCAGCAGCGCTGTATACGTCTCAGCCGGGTATCAGTAAGCAGATCCGAATGCTGGAAGACGAGTTGGGTGTGGAGGTCTTTGCCCGAAGTGGCAAGCATCTGACCCACATCACACCGGCTGGGCAGGCCATCCTGCGTATCGCTGGAGAGATTCTCCAGCAAACGGAGTCCATACGTCGTGTTGCCCAGGAGTTCCGTGATGAGTCCCGCGGTGAACTCAGCATTGCTACCACCCATACCCAGGCGCGTTATGCACTGCCGCCGGTGATCAATCAGTTTACCCAGCGTTTCCCCGATGTATCCCTGCATATGCACCAGGGCACACCCATGCAGATTTCCGAGATGGCGGCGAATGGCAGTGTGGATTTCGCCATCGCGACGGAGGCTCTCGACCTGTTCTCCGATCTGATCATGATGCCATGCTATCGGTGGAACCGGACGGTGGTGGTGCCTGAGGGACATCCGCTGACCCAGGTGACACCGTTGACCCTTGAAGCCCTTGCGGAATTCCCGTTGGTGACCTATGTCTTCGGTTTTACCGGTCGCAGCAAGCTGGATGATGCTTTCGTGGATAAGGGATTGGAGCCCAAAGTGGTGTTCACAGCAGCCGATGCCGACGTGATCAAGACTTACGTGAAACTGGGCATGGGGGTGGGCATTATTGCGCACATGGCCGTGGATCCGGTGGAAGACAAGGGCCTGGTCGCCCTTGATGCAGGTCACCTGTTTGAGTCCAGCACCACGAGGATCGGTTTCCGCAAAGGGACCTTCTTGCGTGGCTTCATGTTCGATTTCCTGCAGGCCTTCGCGCCGCACCTGACCCATGAGCGGGTGGAAGCTGCCATCAAAGCGGCCAATCGTGAGGAGCGGGAGGCCCTGTTTGCGGATGTCGAGCTGCCGATTCGGTAA
- a CDS encoding transporter: MKMMSGKVAVAAALLLAQHVAWAADSVDEAREALQTQEDDVTQEKNLEEVFQAAEKQYSLLPSGQMSLNFSGNYSYYRDDRIDIAIDEDTGNISRFRIEQDAQHSFSSSLSVDYGIWNNLTFNTRLPVSYKYDTEKDVSQAALGDVSFGLRFQPFPVKPGAMNTTLYTTLSTPTGDSPYELNVREEVSSGSGYYSVGAGLSVSKVIDPVVLFGSLGYTYAFDVSGLNQVRGGEILTDVHPGDSLNFSMGLAYSLSYEVSLSASYQQSYNFETDFVFEDYTASSEDSTSSVVNTSLGLRTASNRIVNLSFGFGLTEDSPDVLLGISMPIDFSGLKPGA, from the coding sequence ATGAAGATGATGTCTGGGAAGGTGGCCGTCGCGGCCGCACTCTTGTTGGCGCAGCATGTTGCCTGGGCGGCAGACAGCGTGGATGAGGCCCGTGAAGCGCTGCAGACCCAAGAGGATGACGTCACTCAGGAAAAAAACCTGGAGGAAGTCTTCCAGGCTGCTGAAAAGCAGTATTCCCTGCTGCCCAGTGGCCAGATGTCGCTGAATTTCTCGGGTAACTACAGCTATTACCGGGATGACCGGATTGACATCGCCATTGATGAAGACACGGGGAATATCAGCCGCTTCCGTATTGAGCAGGATGCCCAGCATTCGTTCTCCTCTTCACTTTCAGTGGATTACGGTATCTGGAATAACCTGACCTTCAATACCCGCTTGCCGGTTTCCTACAAGTACGACACAGAGAAGGATGTCTCCCAGGCGGCACTTGGTGACGTTTCCTTCGGCCTGCGTTTTCAGCCGTTCCCGGTGAAGCCCGGCGCCATGAATACCACGCTTTACACCACCCTGAGCACCCCCACGGGGGACAGCCCTTATGAACTGAATGTTCGCGAGGAGGTGTCGAGTGGGTCGGGTTACTACTCTGTGGGTGCAGGCCTGAGTGTCAGCAAGGTGATTGACCCCGTAGTGCTGTTTGGCTCGTTGGGGTACACCTATGCGTTTGATGTAAGTGGATTGAATCAGGTGCGTGGCGGGGAGATCCTCACGGATGTTCACCCTGGTGATAGCCTGAATTTCTCCATGGGCCTTGCGTATTCCCTGTCTTATGAAGTGTCTTTGAGCGCCAGTTATCAGCAGTCTTATAACTTCGAGACAGACTTTGTCTTTGAGGATTACACCGCCTCATCTGAAGACTCCACATCCAGTGTCGTGAATACGTCCTTGGGCTTGCGAACTGCGAGCAACCGTATCGTTAACCTCAGCTTTGGTTTTGGTCTGACCGAAGATTCCCCCGATGTACTGCTAGGTATTTCCATGCCGATTGATTTCTCCGGCCTGAAACCCGGTGCCTAA
- a CDS encoding DUF3108 domain-containing protein has protein sequence MTATPRLALLPSVFSLLLIHSTIVTADTAQGIAAPAGTTFPEALPEVEASYRVVVNGIPLGLNAMIRLTQEPDNYQLHFKVENRLFRHEEVAQFDWDNCVAKPHHYRHESVGFGINRGGEIVFDWKTRTAKGSKAVYPLVADALDALSVAMVARCNMAKADSAFSYHVAEPDGLDEYQYRSLESETIKTPAGEWMATGLERDYEERGRKSRFWAARELDYFMIRMDHQENPFVRGRIELTDFRYLNEEDTPNPALQAGSTVSSR, from the coding sequence GTGACAGCCACCCCCCGCCTTGCACTGCTGCCTTCTGTCTTCAGCCTGCTGCTGATACACAGCACAATAGTCACCGCAGACACAGCACAAGGCATCGCCGCTCCAGCTGGAACAACTTTCCCGGAAGCATTGCCCGAGGTCGAGGCGTCCTACCGTGTCGTGGTCAATGGCATCCCGCTCGGGCTCAATGCCATGATCAGGCTGACCCAGGAACCTGACAATTACCAACTGCACTTCAAGGTTGAGAACCGCCTGTTCCGTCATGAGGAAGTTGCCCAGTTCGACTGGGACAACTGCGTTGCCAAGCCTCATCATTATCGTCACGAAAGCGTTGGTTTCGGCATTAACCGCGGCGGTGAAATCGTGTTCGACTGGAAAACGCGTACCGCCAAAGGCAGCAAAGCGGTATATCCGTTGGTCGCAGACGCGCTGGACGCCTTGAGTGTCGCCATGGTGGCACGCTGCAACATGGCCAAGGCGGATTCGGCATTTTCCTATCATGTGGCCGAACCTGATGGCCTGGACGAATACCAGTACCGGTCTCTCGAGAGTGAAACCATCAAGACGCCAGCCGGGGAATGGATGGCCACAGGGCTTGAGCGCGATTACGAAGAGCGTGGGCGAAAATCCCGCTTCTGGGCTGCCAGGGAACTGGACTACTTCATGATCCGCATGGATCACCAGGAAAACCCTTTTGTGCGCGGACGTATTGAGCTTACGGATTTCCGTTATCTCAACGAGGAGGACACTCCCAATCCAGCCCTCCAAGCTGGCAGCACCGTTTCCAGCCGCTGA
- a CDS encoding OmpP1/FadL family transporter, which yields MKNNYKRQGLRLIACAFGMMAGVAGAQLANNIAIDVKAMSMGHAVVADPPGISAIHFNPAGLAKLDGRRMDLQFLGADFSLESEFSAPPGYNVFGFSDDPVVCNDVPDDGVDYCRSFKKATSTVEGISLYVPFLNDTVDLPPGPLIAGPLPAFSIRPAGSKFTFATATYLPLAAGFYRDEDDVGNYMGERVALERITYLSPSIGYRVNDELFLGASIGMSYQAIALEQDFRAPNELLGFARVIDESICAPFEGESNIALDLILFGICRPQEGLGPFKNLASLEVSMDQRFSPSYNLGILWEPSERFAWGATWRSAAKTHMKGDYKITYSNAARETINGIGGSATGALALAVLGIPSFVEEEEVGRVSMDLTMPATFQTGIKVKPTERLQFNVDAVWADYKEWDAFNIVFDRSSAVLSLARLFSPGSSPTRLSYPLNFQSTWNLAFGAAYDLTGRIQLRAGYEPRASAIPDDRRSPMVPINEARYYSLGLGYKWDKDTDIDLGIGMLHSKDEIPADTSCAANCTGIDNVVYNPYAGLDIKTEAQITLIGLAFRTKF from the coding sequence ATGAAGAATAACTATAAACGGCAAGGGTTACGGCTTATCGCCTGCGCCTTTGGGATGATGGCGGGTGTCGCCGGCGCTCAGCTTGCCAATAACATCGCCATTGACGTGAAAGCCATGAGTATGGGGCATGCGGTGGTTGCCGATCCGCCCGGTATTTCTGCTATTCACTTTAACCCTGCTGGTCTGGCCAAGCTGGATGGCCGGCGTATGGATCTTCAGTTTCTGGGTGCGGACTTCTCGCTTGAATCAGAATTTTCTGCACCGCCAGGCTATAACGTATTCGGTTTTTCTGACGACCCGGTGGTGTGTAACGATGTGCCTGACGATGGCGTCGATTATTGCCGCAGCTTCAAAAAGGCCACCAGTACCGTAGAGGGGATTTCCCTTTATGTGCCGTTTCTCAATGACACCGTGGATTTGCCGCCGGGCCCGTTGATTGCTGGTCCCTTGCCCGCGTTCTCTATTCGACCGGCAGGCTCCAAGTTTACTTTTGCAACCGCGACCTACCTGCCTCTTGCAGCGGGTTTCTATCGCGATGAAGACGATGTGGGTAACTACATGGGGGAACGGGTCGCCCTTGAGCGTATAACCTACCTGTCTCCATCCATTGGTTACCGGGTGAATGATGAGTTGTTTCTGGGGGCCTCCATCGGTATGAGCTACCAGGCGATTGCCCTGGAGCAGGACTTTCGTGCCCCCAATGAACTGCTGGGTTTTGCCCGGGTCATCGACGAGAGTATTTGTGCCCCGTTTGAGGGTGAGTCCAACATTGCGTTGGACCTGATTCTGTTTGGTATCTGCCGTCCGCAGGAGGGACTGGGACCATTCAAGAATCTGGCGTCTCTGGAAGTCTCCATGGATCAGCGCTTCAGTCCGTCATACAACCTGGGGATTCTCTGGGAGCCCAGTGAGCGGTTCGCTTGGGGTGCCACTTGGCGCTCGGCTGCCAAAACCCACATGAAAGGGGATTACAAGATCACCTATTCCAATGCTGCCCGCGAGACCATTAATGGCATTGGTGGATCTGCGACAGGAGCACTGGCACTGGCCGTACTGGGGATCCCCTCTTTTGTTGAGGAAGAGGAAGTAGGGCGGGTCAGTATGGATCTGACCATGCCGGCGACTTTTCAGACGGGGATCAAGGTCAAGCCCACCGAGCGTCTGCAGTTTAATGTAGATGCGGTTTGGGCTGACTATAAAGAGTGGGATGCATTTAATATCGTGTTCGACCGCAGTTCTGCCGTATTGAGTCTGGCACGCCTGTTTTCACCAGGATCCAGTCCGACCCGGCTTAGCTACCCGCTGAATTTTCAGTCAACCTGGAATCTGGCCTTCGGTGCGGCCTATGACCTGACGGGTCGTATTCAGCTTCGTGCAGGCTATGAGCCACGTGCATCCGCCATCCCTGACGACCGACGCAGCCCCATGGTGCCTATCAATGAGGCTCGCTATTACAGTCTCGGCCTGGGATATAAGTGGGACAAGGATACGGACATTGATCTGGGTATCGGTATGCTGCACAGCAAGGACGAAATCCCGGCTGATACCAGCTGTGCTGCAAACTGCACGGGTATCGATAATGTGGTGTATAACCCTTATGCTGGCCTGGATATCAAGACAGAGGCCCAGATCACCCTGATCGGCCTGGCATTCAGAACGAAATTTTAA
- a CDS encoding 5'-nucleotidase, with translation MPVSFDGKLVVAISSRALFDLSDSHKVYLEQGLDAFQEYQIEHEEDVLKQGDAFPLVKKLLAINDLEAGEGRVEVILLSRNSSDTGLRVFNSIEHYGLPITRAAFAGGESPYRYVSAFGAHLFLSTDPDDVRQVLEAGYAAATIMSGGQCQREDGILRVAFDGDAVLFSDESEQIFQSGGLAAFTENEKRSARTPMNGGPFKPFLAALHQLQQSFPHDQCPIRTALVTARSAPAHERVVRTLREWDIRLDESLFLGGLPKGDFLRAFGADMFFDDQQGHCESAAQHVAAGHVPHGISNVASGGDP, from the coding sequence ATGCCAGTGTCGTTTGACGGGAAGCTTGTTGTTGCCATCAGTTCCCGTGCACTCTTCGATCTTTCAGACAGCCACAAAGTCTATCTTGAGCAAGGCCTTGATGCGTTTCAGGAATACCAGATTGAGCATGAGGAGGATGTGCTCAAGCAAGGCGATGCTTTCCCGCTGGTAAAGAAGCTGCTGGCCATTAATGATCTGGAAGCAGGTGAGGGCAGGGTAGAGGTGATCCTGCTGTCCCGAAACAGTTCAGACACCGGTCTGCGAGTCTTCAACTCTATCGAGCACTATGGATTGCCGATTACCCGGGCGGCGTTTGCGGGGGGCGAGAGCCCTTATCGCTATGTCTCTGCCTTTGGGGCGCACCTGTTCCTGTCCACAGATCCTGACGATGTGCGCCAGGTGCTGGAGGCAGGTTATGCAGCAGCAACCATCATGTCCGGGGGGCAATGTCAGCGCGAGGACGGGATTCTACGGGTCGCTTTCGATGGTGATGCGGTGCTGTTTTCCGATGAGTCGGAGCAGATTTTTCAGTCCGGAGGCCTGGCGGCATTCACAGAAAATGAGAAACGATCGGCTCGTACCCCAATGAACGGGGGGCCATTCAAGCCGTTCCTTGCCGCCTTGCATCAATTGCAGCAGAGCTTTCCCCATGATCAGTGCCCCATTCGAACCGCGCTCGTTACAGCGCGGAGTGCACCGGCCCATGAGCGCGTAGTGAGAACTTTGCGGGAATGGGACATTCGTCTGGACGAGAGCCTGTTTCTCGGTGGCCTTCCGAAGGGAGATTTCCTTAGGGCATTCGGCGCAGACATGTTTTTTGATGATCAGCAAGGACACTGCGAATCGGCTGCACAGCATGTGGCCGCTGGCCATGTTCCCCACGGCATATCCAATGTGGCATCCGGTGGCGACCCGTAA
- the thrH gene encoding bifunctional phosphoserine phosphatase/homoserine phosphotransferase ThrH, translating into MELLCLDLEGVLIPEIWINFAEKTGIEELRATTRDIPDYDELMQMRLRILDEKGYGLPDIQEVIDTLEPLDGAKEFVDWARENFQLIILSDTFYEFAKPLMKKLGWPTLFCHRLEVDENGKITDYKLRQKDPKRMSIKGFHSLNYHCIAAGDSYNDTTMLSEAEQGILFHAPDNVIAEFPQFPAVHSYEDLKKEIVKASPRDIPL; encoded by the coding sequence GTGGAATTGCTGTGTCTGGACCTTGAAGGGGTCCTGATCCCGGAAATCTGGATCAATTTTGCCGAAAAAACCGGAATCGAAGAACTCCGTGCTACCACCCGGGATATCCCGGATTACGACGAACTGATGCAGATGCGTCTGCGCATCCTGGATGAGAAAGGTTACGGCCTGCCGGACATTCAGGAAGTGATTGATACCCTGGAGCCGCTGGATGGCGCCAAGGAGTTTGTCGACTGGGCCCGTGAAAACTTCCAGCTGATTATCCTTTCAGACACCTTCTACGAGTTCGCCAAGCCCCTGATGAAGAAACTGGGCTGGCCGACCCTGTTCTGCCACCGTCTGGAAGTGGACGAGAACGGCAAGATCACTGACTACAAGCTGCGCCAGAAAGACCCCAAGCGTATGTCCATCAAGGGCTTCCACAGCTTGAACTACCACTGCATCGCAGCAGGTGACTCTTATAACGACACCACCATGCTGTCTGAAGCCGAGCAGGGCATCCTGTTCCATGCCCCGGACAATGTGATTGCGGAGTTTCCCCAGTTCCCGGCTGTTCACAGCTACGAGGATCTGAAGAAGGAAATCGTCAAGGCCAGCCCTCGCGATATTCCACTTTAA
- a CDS encoding DUF2489 domain-containing protein, which produces MSLVWQIILAALIGLVIGTVMGLLAWRLWLARKQREEAKRQQLAVLDSLGVLCMAMVQQQIELSEASIRISALLDTLPDTISPKVDLSDFHQFAETCRQFDRGDSRQALTPRVRHQQDSYRWQLEEDYKERLEACAQRLETVLPAWRAGLGVSSSLR; this is translated from the coding sequence ATGAGCCTGGTTTGGCAGATCATCCTTGCGGCCCTGATCGGGCTGGTGATTGGTACGGTGATGGGACTGCTGGCGTGGCGTCTTTGGCTGGCCCGCAAGCAACGTGAAGAAGCAAAGCGTCAGCAACTGGCCGTGCTCGACAGTCTGGGTGTGCTATGTATGGCCATGGTGCAGCAGCAAATAGAACTGAGCGAAGCATCGATACGGATCAGTGCCTTGCTGGACACCCTCCCGGATACTATTTCACCCAAGGTGGATCTGTCAGATTTTCACCAATTTGCCGAAACGTGCCGGCAGTTTGATAGAGGAGACTCCCGCCAGGCACTGACGCCCCGGGTGCGCCACCAGCAGGACAGTTATCGGTGGCAGCTGGAGGAAGATTACAAGGAAAGACTGGAGGCCTGTGCTCAGCGGCTGGAAACGGTGCTGCCAGCTTGGAGGGCTGGATTGGGAGTGTCCTCCTCGTTGAGATAA
- a CDS encoding anthranilate synthase component I family protein, with the protein MTLSVRQPDEIPVLLSSIQRHLSSHCVFAAGVVPYNLTQGMTNADVPLVVHLYDQKPSPYIEGRLLTGDFTLNEPFRPETSKAAYLANLDRIKRYLAAGDCYQVNLAQRFVSTFQGAPLTAWLELQARHPAPHSCYFDTGSGSVFGVSPERFLSIHGRKVVTEPIKGSRPRGQDDAEDRLIGEELRQNPKDRAENLMIVDLLRNDLGAFCKAGSVKADPLFELRRFSNVQHLVSTISGELREDVSPLAALLHAFPGGSITGAPKKRAMEIIAELEPAPRGAYCGSFFWMDDKGNLDSNILIRTLQTDGDKLYCHGGGGIVFDSDPEAEYEESRFKVEKLMGALEARFLAKP; encoded by the coding sequence GTGACGTTATCTGTCAGACAGCCGGACGAGATCCCGGTCCTGTTATCCAGCATTCAACGGCATCTGAGCAGCCATTGTGTCTTTGCAGCGGGTGTTGTGCCCTACAACCTCACTCAGGGAATGACTAACGCGGACGTACCGCTGGTTGTCCACCTCTATGACCAGAAACCTTCCCCCTATATAGAAGGCCGCCTTCTCACTGGTGATTTCACGCTGAACGAACCCTTCCGCCCAGAAACCAGTAAAGCGGCATACCTGGCCAACCTTGATCGCATCAAGCGGTATCTGGCTGCCGGGGATTGTTATCAGGTGAACCTGGCGCAACGTTTTGTGTCGACATTTCAGGGAGCACCTCTTACAGCCTGGCTGGAACTGCAGGCACGCCACCCAGCCCCTCACAGTTGTTACTTTGATACCGGATCTGGCAGTGTGTTTGGCGTTTCCCCTGAGCGCTTTCTTTCTATCCATGGCAGAAAGGTCGTCACTGAACCGATCAAGGGATCTCGCCCTCGCGGGCAGGACGACGCAGAGGACAGACTGATCGGTGAAGAGCTGCGGCAAAACCCCAAGGACCGGGCAGAGAACTTGATGATTGTGGATCTGCTGCGGAATGATCTGGGCGCTTTTTGCAAGGCGGGATCCGTGAAGGCAGACCCGCTGTTTGAACTGCGGCGCTTCAGCAATGTGCAGCACCTGGTCAGCACCATTTCAGGTGAACTAAGGGAAGATGTCTCGCCGCTGGCGGCCTTGCTGCACGCATTTCCGGGCGGGTCTATCACCGGCGCGCCCAAGAAGCGGGCCATGGAAATTATCGCCGAACTTGAGCCAGCTCCTCGCGGTGCTTACTGCGGCAGCTTTTTCTGGATGGATGACAAGGGCAATCTGGACAGCAATATCCTGATTCGCACCCTGCAGACTGATGGCGACAAACTCTACTGTCATGGCGGCGGGGGCATTGTGTTCGACTCTGATCCTGAAGCCGAATACGAAGAGAGTCGTTTCAAAGTGGAAAAGCTAATGGGAGCACTGGAAGCGCGGTTCCTGGCCAAGCCCTAA
- a CDS encoding C39 family peptidase, with protein sequence MLTSMLGVALIFFAANESVVIEPPKKGEIYYEHPTQPVPLRDRGIVVEKPVSEFRYHNVVRQAYDYSCGSAALTTVLNQYLGRQFQERQIMEGLLRFGETDKIVERRGFSLLDMKRLATALGHPSGGFRAEMDDIRNLDHPAIVPIAYGGFKHFVVLKKYQDGHIFVADPALGNISFTESKFAEIWDQNVLFIVFPNGFEPQSGLELTDYDLRLLDERTINRWAFEVFPVFTAPIENWADKASTLTRVLVTDQDGSERVINVPTRTYYRK encoded by the coding sequence ATGCTGACTTCCATGCTGGGCGTGGCGCTGATCTTCTTTGCTGCCAATGAGTCCGTGGTGATCGAGCCCCCCAAGAAAGGGGAGATCTACTATGAGCACCCGACCCAACCTGTCCCACTGAGAGACCGTGGCATCGTTGTCGAGAAGCCGGTTTCAGAGTTCCGTTATCACAATGTGGTACGCCAGGCGTACGACTATTCCTGCGGCTCCGCTGCACTGACTACTGTTCTCAACCAATATCTTGGTCGCCAGTTTCAGGAACGGCAGATCATGGAAGGGCTACTGCGTTTTGGCGAGACGGACAAGATTGTAGAACGTCGCGGTTTCTCCCTGCTGGACATGAAGCGTCTGGCGACGGCTCTGGGTCACCCCAGTGGCGGTTTCCGCGCCGAGATGGACGACATCCGCAATCTTGACCACCCAGCCATCGTTCCCATCGCCTATGGTGGTTTCAAGCACTTTGTGGTGCTAAAGAAATACCAGGATGGTCATATTTTTGTCGCCGATCCTGCGCTTGGCAACATCAGCTTCACGGAAAGCAAATTCGCCGAGATCTGGGATCAGAACGTCCTGTTCATTGTTTTTCCCAACGGTTTCGAGCCTCAATCAGGGCTTGAACTGACAGACTACGACCTGCGGTTGCTGGACGAACGCACCATTAACCGCTGGGCGTTTGAAGTTTTTCCGGTGTTTACTGCGCCAATTGAAAACTGGGCGGATAAGGCCAGTACACTGACCCGGGTTCTCGTTACGGATCAGGATGGCTCAGAAAGGGTCATTAATGTTCCGACCCGAACCTATTATCGTAAGTAA
- a CDS encoding PGPGW domain-containing protein translates to MTPSMPDWLAPLAEQLEPWLPTLTVTGIVMAIASVVAIPLFIARVPADYFTEQYHPYSHRNPTGWLLWSLRNLVALILLVAGILMLVLPGQGLLTILIAIMTSTFPGKYRLERAIMRRPGVYRAANWIRRKYQRSPLKHPDDQPPEDRAEDQKHGD, encoded by the coding sequence TTGACGCCTTCAATGCCGGACTGGTTGGCCCCCCTCGCTGAGCAGCTTGAGCCCTGGCTACCCACGCTGACAGTGACCGGCATAGTCATGGCGATTGCTTCCGTCGTCGCGATTCCCCTGTTTATCGCCCGCGTCCCCGCCGACTACTTCACCGAGCAGTATCACCCCTATTCGCACCGCAACCCCACAGGGTGGCTACTGTGGTCCCTGCGCAATCTTGTTGCCCTCATCCTGCTGGTCGCCGGTATTCTCATGCTCGTCCTTCCTGGGCAAGGATTACTGACTATTCTGATCGCTATCATGACCAGTACTTTTCCGGGGAAATACCGTCTGGAACGCGCTATCATGCGCCGCCCCGGGGTTTACCGGGCGGCTAACTGGATCCGCCGCAAGTACCAGCGGAGCCCACTGAAACACCCAGACGACCAACCTCCTGAAGACAGGGCCGAGGACCAGAAACATGGTGATTAA
- a CDS encoding PilZ domain-containing protein, with product MDNRESRGANRRKLARINTQMRVDVFRHRLFGGWRFVTRAKALDYNRFGIGLTSPMRLSPGTHIKLDLYSPSMILRQVEAEVVSCHRAGQAYRLGLRTYHTLKEVAGEVDQHQIRYLAGMEDVLPNQT from the coding sequence ATGGACAACAGAGAATCCCGCGGAGCCAATCGGCGCAAGTTGGCTCGTATAAACACCCAGATGCGAGTGGATGTGTTCAGACATCGTTTATTCGGTGGCTGGCGCTTTGTGACACGGGCCAAGGCATTGGACTATAACCGTTTCGGGATTGGCTTGACCTCGCCGATGCGTCTTTCTCCCGGTACCCACATCAAGCTTGATCTGTATTCTCCGTCGATGATTTTGCGACAGGTTGAGGCGGAAGTGGTGAGTTGCCATCGTGCTGGGCAGGCATATCGCCTGGGGTTACGGACGTACCACACGCTCAAGGAGGTCGCTGGTGAGGTAGACCAACACCAGATTCGCTACCTGGCCGGCATGGAAGACGTTCTCCCCAACCAGACGTGA
- the filA gene encoding putative pilus system protein FilA, translated as MGFKKLAIAAAVAVAPMSALALEPMQDEALSAVTGQDGITLGLNANIVAQVIVHDTDGVDDDTATTPAWTGYGNAGAIILEDFAINTGGGNIGIVIDAGDSDAAGAGAMLNVGISIPTGTTVTLGSVDVANSNRDEATPGWGVAATGRVDNVLNLGSVTLGATNLNLQLGTEAQGDMIAMNTTITGGGVKIANFSINDANSGGGITVGNLQVVNTGATATGDLSVGLGINATTNGLVIDLDQVGVAGTGAGTGADVRMTSVNIGGTGNLGDVELVGLNLNGSTLTIAGHN; from the coding sequence ATGGGTTTTAAAAAACTCGCAATCGCCGCAGCCGTAGCTGTTGCCCCGATGTCTGCTCTGGCTCTGGAACCAATGCAGGATGAAGCTCTGTCTGCAGTTACTGGTCAGGACGGTATCACTCTTGGTCTTAATGCTAATATTGTGGCACAGGTCATCGTTCATGATACTGATGGTGTCGATGATGATACCGCTACTACTCCGGCATGGACTGGTTATGGCAATGCTGGCGCCATTATTCTGGAAGACTTTGCCATCAATACTGGAGGTGGCAATATCGGTATCGTTATCGATGCAGGTGATAGCGACGCAGCCGGTGCTGGCGCCATGTTGAATGTGGGGATTTCTATTCCTACAGGTACCACAGTAACCCTTGGCAGCGTGGATGTTGCCAACAGTAACCGTGATGAGGCGACTCCTGGTTGGGGGGTGGCTGCAACCGGTCGCGTCGATAATGTGCTGAACCTTGGCTCAGTGACGCTTGGCGCAACCAATCTTAACCTTCAGTTGGGTACTGAGGCTCAGGGCGACATGATCGCAATGAATACTACTATCACAGGTGGTGGTGTTAAGATTGCCAACTTCAGCATTAACGATGCAAATAGCGGTGGTGGTATTACTGTTGGAAATCTTCAGGTGGTAAACACTGGGGCTACTGCAACTGGTGACCTTTCTGTGGGTCTTGGTATTAATGCCACCACTAATGGCCTCGTGATTGACCTTGATCAGGTAGGGGTTGCTGGTACAGGCGCTGGAACTGGTGCAGACGTACGGATGACTAGTGTAAATATCGGTGGCACTGGCAATCTTGGTGATGTAGAACTGGTTGGGTTGAATCTGAATGGTTCTACCCTGACAATCGCTGGCCACAACTAA